One stretch of Actinopolymorpha sp. NPDC004070 DNA includes these proteins:
- a CDS encoding TIGR01777 family oxidoreductase yields MRFVLAGASGFLGQALRARLTGDGHEVTQLVRRPPRAADQAQWDPDRSQVDAEVLAGADAVVNLAGASIGRVPWTESYRQTIRTSRLATTSTLARALADLPDPPVFLSGSATGYYGKDRGDLLLDEDSPAGDGFLAELCRDWEAATDPAEHAGVRVVHLRTSPVFDRSGGAFKVMELQFRLGAGGRLGSGRQYLPMISLNDWLSAVQFLAEQADARGPYNLTVPEPTTNAEFTKVLGAALRRPTLLPVPAVALRTALGEFSAEMLGSVRLIPRRLLAAGFTFADPDVTALVDSALHR; encoded by the coding sequence ATGAGATTCGTTCTGGCGGGTGCGTCGGGGTTCCTCGGACAGGCGCTGCGCGCGCGGCTCACCGGCGACGGGCACGAGGTGACCCAGCTGGTACGCCGGCCGCCGCGGGCCGCCGACCAGGCGCAGTGGGATCCCGACCGGAGCCAGGTCGACGCCGAGGTGCTCGCCGGCGCCGACGCGGTGGTCAACCTCGCCGGAGCCAGCATCGGCCGGGTGCCGTGGACCGAGTCGTACCGGCAGACGATCCGGACCAGCCGGCTCGCCACCACCTCGACGCTCGCCCGGGCGCTGGCCGACCTGCCCGACCCGCCGGTGTTCCTCTCCGGGAGCGCCACCGGCTATTACGGCAAGGATCGCGGCGACCTGCTGCTGGACGAGGACTCCCCCGCCGGTGACGGCTTCCTCGCCGAACTCTGCCGCGACTGGGAGGCGGCCACCGATCCGGCCGAGCACGCCGGCGTACGGGTCGTGCACCTGCGTACGTCTCCGGTGTTCGATCGTTCCGGCGGGGCGTTCAAGGTGATGGAGCTGCAGTTCCGGCTCGGTGCGGGCGGGCGGCTCGGGTCCGGCCGGCAGTACCTCCCGATGATCTCCTTGAACGACTGGCTGTCGGCGGTGCAGTTCCTGGCCGAGCAGGCCGACGCACGTGGTCCATACAACCTCACGGTCCCCGAGCCCACCACCAACGCCGAGTTCACCAAGGTGCTCGGCGCGGCACTGCGCCGGCCGACGCTGCTGCCGGTGCCCGCGGTGGCGCTGCGCACCGCGCTCGGGGAGTTCTCCGCGGAGATGCTCGGCAGCGTGCGGCTGATACCGCGCCGGTTGCTGGCCGCGGGGTTCACCTTCGCCGATCCCGACGTCACCGCGCTGGTGGACAGCGCGCTGCACCGCTGA
- a CDS encoding protein kinase: MGAQFRVQGFDLGALISASATGEVWEARRHGTGDQVALRRIRPRTPDAREDVRRLASVLGMIDHPHLVRVHEALPLGDEVVLVLDHADGGSLDQLLHGRGRLDPGEVVTTAAPVAEALAAAHERGLLHGDVTPEAILYTAEGRPMLADVGVLALVEGGETLGTHGYTDPDGPPGPATTPAGDVYGLAAVCYTALSGVVPRPGQARPPLAEEVPDAPPGLVHAVGAGLQPVAARRPTAAQFADLLYAACAPAPVRFPVGLVLTDADLAAMTGAAAASQAPPASKDDGPPASPRAERIAAEHPPASAGGFAVPDTPGGPGGPDELDLDDDERRPRVGLIAAVAAAVVLVAGAVVGGIAWAKRSDNAPSAGQTSAPRATPAPSATGRPSDPSTAKSRTDPTAKGTPKPTARPSTSTSPKAPPGTSGAEARWRKVLATLDSRRAQAYATNDPAVLGRVYYPAGSELAADDRTEIDKCVRAGCHLEGLRFAVRTLHVDSERRDRAVLRVVDQLQEYSVVSDDGKRVPRPAGEAKHRRITLVRTGQGWLISRIEES, encoded by the coding sequence ATGGGGGCGCAGTTTCGCGTACAGGGCTTCGACCTTGGTGCGCTGATCAGCGCGAGCGCCACCGGCGAGGTGTGGGAGGCCCGCCGCCACGGCACCGGTGACCAGGTGGCCCTGCGGCGGATCCGCCCCCGCACCCCGGACGCACGGGAGGACGTACGCCGGCTGGCGTCCGTTCTCGGGATGATCGACCACCCGCACCTGGTGCGGGTGCACGAGGCACTGCCGCTCGGCGACGAGGTCGTCCTGGTGCTCGACCACGCCGACGGCGGCAGCCTCGACCAGCTCCTGCACGGGCGCGGCCGGCTGGATCCCGGCGAGGTGGTCACCACCGCCGCACCGGTGGCCGAGGCGCTGGCCGCGGCCCACGAACGCGGGCTCCTGCACGGCGACGTGACGCCGGAGGCGATCCTCTACACCGCCGAGGGGCGGCCGATGCTCGCCGACGTGGGCGTCCTCGCGCTGGTGGAGGGCGGCGAGACCCTCGGCACCCACGGCTACACCGATCCGGACGGCCCGCCAGGTCCGGCGACCACCCCGGCCGGGGACGTCTACGGGCTGGCCGCGGTCTGCTACACCGCTCTGAGCGGCGTGGTCCCGCGACCGGGGCAGGCCCGCCCGCCGCTGGCCGAGGAGGTTCCGGACGCGCCACCCGGGCTGGTGCACGCCGTCGGGGCGGGGCTGCAGCCGGTCGCGGCTCGCCGGCCCACCGCCGCGCAGTTCGCCGACCTGCTCTACGCCGCGTGCGCGCCGGCGCCGGTCCGCTTCCCGGTCGGGCTGGTGCTCACCGACGCCGACCTCGCGGCGATGACCGGTGCGGCCGCGGCTTCGCAGGCCCCGCCCGCGTCGAAGGACGACGGGCCTCCGGCGAGCCCGCGGGCGGAGCGGATCGCGGCCGAGCACCCGCCGGCGAGCGCTGGGGGGTTCGCCGTGCCGGACACTCCCGGCGGCCCGGGCGGCCCGGACGAACTCGACCTGGACGACGACGAACGCCGCCCGCGGGTCGGCCTGATCGCCGCGGTGGCGGCCGCCGTGGTGCTGGTCGCCGGTGCGGTCGTCGGCGGGATCGCCTGGGCGAAGCGTTCCGACAACGCTCCGAGCGCCGGGCAGACGTCCGCGCCGCGTGCCACGCCGGCTCCGAGCGCGACGGGCCGCCCTTCGGACCCGAGCACGGCGAAGTCCCGGACGGACCCCACGGCGAAGGGCACACCGAAGCCCACAGCCAGGCCGAGCACGTCCACCTCGCCGAAGGCCCCACCCGGGACGTCCGGCGCGGAGGCCAGGTGGCGGAAGGTGCTCGCCACCCTGGACTCCCGCCGCGCGCAGGCGTACGCCACGAACGATCCAGCCGTGCTGGGTCGCGTCTACTACCCGGCCGGCTCCGAGCTGGCCGCCGACGACCGGACCGAGATCGACAAGTGCGTGCGCGCGGGCTGCCATCTGGAGGGCCTGCGCTTCGCGGTCCGGACGCTGCACGTGGACAGCGAACGCCGCGACCGGGCGGTGCTCCGGGTCGTCGATCAGTTGCAGGAGTACTCCGTGGTGTCCGACGACGGGAAACGCGTGCCCCGTCCGGCCGGTGAGGCGAAGCACCGCCGGATCACGCTCGTCCGGACCGGCCAGGGCTGGCTGATCTCCCGGATCGAGGAGAGCTGA
- a CDS encoding serine/threonine-protein kinase, which produces MQGDFRVDGYDIEGLLGAGPAGEVWLARERSSGAQAALKRVRPRGTDALEDAGRIVSALESLDHPHVLRIREMLPYEREVVFVLDYAEGGSLGQLLLARPTLDPGEVVTVATAMASALEAVHRRGMVHGDVTPENVLFTADARPLLADAGLLRLVDGGEAGTVGYSDPAGHDGSPPTPAGDVYGLAAVCYTALTGTTPEPGLGRRPLHQVAPGVPPALAHVVEAGLQAQPAQRPAMTQFGAQLAAACPSTSVRFPSGFGAEDSSPFGPNLGPGTGRTDVGADSGADFGADFGIGGGPATGRASGTSGGSRPAGEPAAGRGGWDPTRGSAARPRADAPAPDFPSVHGDSGTVAGDAGHATGFEDSTEQEPTGRSWRLRRSSRSGRATPVDSGEAGKGADDREDAEDTEGSGRRRLLMLVGIPLLLVVVAVSGVLGWRAVREPGPDPTPTSTVAAMSPEEARWAKVLDGLDVRRARAWKEWNRALLAQVYTPGSPPLKDDLDRMRDYERRGGVTSVDGLRTPIRSLHVVSQSADRVVVDTESQLQPYRMRVDGNYYPHDGGPPKRFRITLERSGSGGWLIAASRQLTGTTPAEPSR; this is translated from the coding sequence ATGCAGGGTGACTTCCGCGTCGACGGATACGACATCGAGGGGCTGCTGGGCGCCGGGCCGGCGGGTGAGGTCTGGCTGGCCAGGGAGCGGTCCTCGGGTGCCCAGGCGGCGTTGAAGCGGGTCCGTCCCCGCGGCACCGACGCGCTGGAGGATGCCGGGAGGATCGTCTCCGCCCTCGAGTCCCTGGACCACCCGCACGTGCTGCGGATCCGGGAGATGCTGCCGTACGAGCGTGAGGTGGTGTTCGTCCTCGACTACGCCGAGGGCGGCAGCCTCGGCCAGTTGTTGCTCGCCCGGCCGACGCTGGACCCCGGCGAGGTCGTCACGGTGGCGACCGCCATGGCCTCCGCGCTGGAGGCGGTGCACCGGCGCGGCATGGTGCACGGGGACGTGACACCGGAGAACGTACTTTTCACCGCCGACGCCCGTCCGCTGCTCGCCGACGCGGGCCTGCTGCGGCTCGTGGACGGCGGCGAGGCGGGCACCGTCGGCTACTCCGACCCGGCCGGCCACGACGGCAGCCCGCCGACGCCGGCCGGAGACGTCTACGGGCTGGCCGCCGTCTGCTACACCGCCCTGACTGGCACGACGCCCGAGCCCGGGCTCGGCCGCCGACCGCTGCACCAGGTGGCGCCGGGGGTTCCGCCGGCGCTGGCGCACGTCGTCGAGGCCGGGCTGCAGGCCCAGCCCGCCCAGCGCCCGGCGATGACGCAGTTCGGTGCCCAGCTCGCCGCGGCCTGCCCGAGCACGTCGGTCCGCTTCCCGTCCGGGTTTGGTGCTGAGGACTCCTCGCCGTTCGGGCCGAACCTCGGACCTGGGACCGGCCGCACCGACGTCGGGGCCGACTCCGGGGCTGACTTCGGGGCTGACTTCGGGATCGGTGGGGGTCCGGCCACCGGCCGTGCCTCCGGTACGAGCGGTGGCTCACGCCCGGCGGGTGAGCCGGCGGCCGGGCGGGGTGGATGGGATCCGACGCGGGGGAGCGCGGCCCGTCCGCGCGCCGACGCGCCGGCCCCGGACTTCCCCAGTGTGCACGGCGACTCCGGCACGGTCGCCGGTGACGCGGGCCACGCGACCGGGTTCGAGGACTCCACCGAGCAGGAGCCGACCGGGCGCTCGTGGCGGCTCCGCCGCTCCAGCCGCTCCGGCAGGGCCACCCCTGTCGACTCCGGGGAGGCAGGCAAGGGCGCGGACGACCGCGAGGACGCGGAGGACACCGAGGGTTCGGGCCGCCGGCGGCTGCTGATGCTGGTCGGCATTCCGTTGCTGCTGGTGGTGGTCGCGGTCTCCGGCGTGCTCGGCTGGCGGGCTGTTCGCGAGCCCGGTCCCGATCCGACGCCGACCTCCACAGTGGCCGCGATGTCGCCGGAGGAGGCCAGGTGGGCGAAGGTGCTGGACGGCCTCGACGTGCGCCGCGCCAGGGCGTGGAAGGAATGGAACCGCGCCCTGCTCGCGCAGGTCTACACGCCCGGGTCGCCGCCGCTGAAGGACGACCTCGACCGGATGCGGGACTACGAGCGCCGGGGCGGCGTCACCAGCGTGGACGGTCTTCGCACGCCGATCCGTTCCCTGCACGTGGTGTCGCAGAGTGCGGACCGCGTGGTCGTCGACACCGAGAGCCAACTGCAGCCCTACCGGATGCGGGTCGACGGCAACTACTATCCGCACGACGGCGGGCCGCCCAAGCGCTTCCGCATCACCCTCGAACGCTCCGGCTCGGGCGGGTGGCTGATCGCCGCCAGCAGGCAGCTCACCGGTACGACGCCTGCCGAGCCGTCCCGCTAG